The following coding sequences are from one Leptospira mayottensis 200901116 window:
- a CDS encoding DUF1579 family protein, which translates to MSKEKFEQSKREGIHKELELLVGNWKGVAQMMFEEGKVADESPIFGNMKLILGGRFLLHEYKGSYGGEPLEGIAIYGYHIDKQRYESAWIESFGMGTGILFSEGNPGSKEWSFTGHYGGETPETRWGWQTSVERNGNDKLVLFSQNLRPNGEKAGGVRILYERIS; encoded by the coding sequence ATGAGCAAAGAAAAATTCGAACAAAGCAAACGGGAAGGAATTCATAAAGAACTGGAGCTACTTGTCGGAAACTGGAAAGGTGTGGCACAGATGATGTTCGAAGAAGGAAAGGTCGCCGACGAATCTCCGATCTTCGGAAACATGAAACTTATATTAGGTGGAAGATTTCTTCTTCACGAATACAAGGGAAGTTACGGAGGAGAACCTTTGGAAGGAATCGCAATCTACGGATATCATATCGACAAACAAAGATACGAGTCCGCCTGGATTGAAAGTTTCGGAATGGGAACCGGAATTCTATTCTCCGAAGGAAATCCAGGATCCAAAGAATGGTCGTTCACAGGACACTACGGAGGTGAAACTCCGGAAACGCGCTGGGGTTGGCAAACCAGTGTCGAAAGGAACGGGAACGACAAACTCGTTCTTTTTTCTCAGAACCTCAGACCGAATGGGGAAAAGGCAGGAGGAGTTCGAATTTTATACGAACGCATTTCGTAA
- a CDS encoding ATP-grasp domain-containing protein has translation MKEKGYFLSIGAGPNQVPLISAAIGLGYSVIAVDRNNRAPGLSMSSLRIMESVTEYRKILKTISEIPLQGKILGVGTRSYGKATYTASYIADKLKLRYASLKSVEICSDKNLLKETAKKIGILTPENYDISTLKNQFPFVYKPSQGSGKEGIRTFYDQEEWESFLKSKKKNSRTRASLSKKKTNMAKEEWIAEEYIPGFEITVCGLIQNGKFFPASISHKDVTKYAPYLEIAHTLPFLHSELIGEILLNCRALAVATKMNNCPFVAEFRINPQGEIYLIEAVPEVGGEFLADALIPSYFGSSYFENLVKLLTGEKIEPFLNYSKIPKKYAGIFFSAPPEGKSKFIEHSEFFIKGKEKIIFDRKLKQHGEILRTSEGNAIRTRSVGILGPDQNDQTLENWKESVLQRLEGKFESV, from the coding sequence ATGAAAGAAAAGGGATATTTCCTTTCCATCGGGGCCGGACCCAATCAAGTCCCCTTAATCTCCGCTGCAATCGGGCTCGGTTACTCGGTGATCGCCGTGGACAGAAACAACCGCGCACCTGGTTTGAGCATGTCCTCTCTCAGGATCATGGAATCAGTCACCGAATATCGTAAAATTCTAAAAACGATTTCTGAAATTCCTCTTCAGGGAAAAATTCTCGGAGTCGGGACTCGCTCCTACGGAAAAGCTACTTATACCGCTTCCTACATAGCCGACAAATTAAAACTACGTTATGCTAGTCTTAAAAGTGTAGAGATCTGTTCGGATAAGAATCTGCTCAAAGAAACCGCAAAGAAGATAGGAATTTTAACTCCGGAAAATTATGATATAAGTACCTTAAAGAATCAATTTCCCTTCGTATATAAACCTTCTCAAGGAAGCGGTAAAGAAGGAATCAGGACCTTTTACGATCAGGAAGAATGGGAATCCTTTCTTAAATCCAAGAAAAAAAACTCTCGTACAAGGGCTTCCTTATCCAAAAAGAAAACGAATATGGCTAAGGAAGAATGGATCGCAGAAGAATATATTCCGGGCTTTGAAATCACCGTCTGTGGATTGATTCAAAACGGAAAGTTTTTTCCGGCGTCCATTTCTCACAAGGATGTGACGAAGTACGCGCCTTATTTAGAAATTGCTCATACTCTTCCTTTTTTACATTCCGAATTAATTGGAGAAATTCTTCTCAACTGCAGGGCTCTGGCCGTGGCAACTAAGATGAACAACTGCCCGTTCGTTGCCGAATTCAGGATCAATCCACAAGGAGAAATCTATCTGATCGAAGCGGTCCCCGAAGTTGGAGGAGAATTTTTAGCGGACGCTCTGATCCCGAGTTACTTCGGTTCTTCTTATTTCGAGAATTTAGTAAAACTTTTGACAGGAGAAAAAATCGAACCATTTTTGAACTATTCGAAAATCCCTAAAAAATATGCGGGGATTTTTTTCTCCGCGCCTCCCGAAGGAAAATCCAAATTTATCGAACATTCCGAATTTTTTATAAAAGGAAAAGAAAAAATCATCTTCGATCGTAAGTTGAAACAACATGGAGAAATTTTAAGAACGTCGGAAGGAAACGCAATAAGAACTCGAAGTGTCGGGATTTTAGGCCCCGATCAAAACGATCAGACTTTGGAAAATTGGAAGGAGTCCGTTCTGCAAAGACTGGAAGGTAAATTTGAATCCGTCTGA
- a CDS encoding flagellar basal body P-ring protein FlgI, whose protein sequence is MKLEYSIFCILLSSGVSFFSINAAELKLKDIARIEGIRENQITGYGIVVGLPGTGDSKTPFTSESMKNYLKNLGVEANLKPDQTRNIASVLITATIPTYSRKGDKLNVIVSSIGDAKSLEGGVLLQSPLKTAGDKTFAVASGVISFGGRQEQERGSGARGNKKTVGIIHGGAIVEQELDQNFYASERIQIQLENQDFTALNTIVSRIRSILPGKHGIGPESVVPVSPSEINIVLGKTFENKSDAFLTLLSDIENLTVETQVKPKVIINERTGVIVMGGNITIEEVAVSRSGLNLSVTDKNRRRNWFGKEQEPVKNSFLIEESTSVGDVVEALNKVGASTRDIIAILEALKKSGALHAELEIQ, encoded by the coding sequence ATGAAATTAGAATATTCTATTTTTTGCATTCTTTTATCGAGCGGAGTATCCTTTTTTTCTATAAACGCGGCCGAGCTTAAGCTGAAAGACATTGCAAGAATCGAAGGAATTCGGGAAAATCAGATCACGGGATACGGAATCGTAGTCGGTCTTCCTGGAACCGGAGATAGTAAAACTCCTTTTACTTCCGAGAGTATGAAAAATTATCTGAAAAACCTCGGAGTAGAAGCCAATCTCAAACCGGATCAAACTCGAAACATTGCATCCGTTTTGATCACCGCTACGATACCGACTTATTCTCGCAAAGGGGATAAGTTGAACGTAATCGTATCTTCCATCGGAGATGCTAAGTCCTTGGAAGGAGGGGTTCTCCTGCAATCTCCTTTGAAAACGGCCGGGGATAAAACATTCGCGGTGGCTTCGGGCGTGATTTCTTTCGGCGGAAGACAGGAACAAGAAAGAGGGAGCGGTGCGAGGGGAAATAAAAAGACGGTCGGAATTATTCATGGAGGAGCGATCGTCGAGCAGGAGTTGGATCAGAACTTTTACGCTTCCGAAAGAATTCAGATTCAACTTGAAAATCAGGATTTTACGGCTTTAAACACGATCGTTTCTCGTATTCGTTCTATTCTTCCCGGGAAACACGGAATCGGACCGGAATCGGTTGTTCCCGTTTCTCCTTCCGAGATCAATATCGTTCTTGGAAAAACTTTCGAAAATAAGTCCGACGCATTCTTAACTTTATTAAGCGACATTGAAAATCTTACCGTCGAAACCCAGGTTAAGCCGAAGGTGATAATCAACGAAAGAACCGGAGTTATCGTAATGGGCGGCAACATCACGATTGAAGAGGTTGCGGTTTCTCGTTCCGGCTTGAATCTTTCCGTCACTGATAAAAACCGGAGACGTAACTGGTTTGGAAAAGAACAAGAGCCGGTTAAAAACTCTTTTTTGATCGAAGAATCCACGAGCGTAGGTGACGTGGTCGAAGCCTTGAACAAGGTTGGAGCCTCTACTAGGGACATCATCGCTATATTGGAAGCTTTGAAAAAATCGGGCGCGTTACACGCGGAGTTGGAGATACAATGA
- a CDS encoding YhjD/YihY/BrkB family envelope integrity protein, whose amino-acid sequence MLHLFKPGWLADSDKIPKKGFLKIFVLFIRIIVGSAYRFIKDDCLMQASGISYTTIVSLIPMLTVALSLITITSGLENRKEEIFDTINTFILQSNINVDINTYLETIGELIDTATQIGAIGFVILVFSATAVLRSLENAFNGIWKIRSNRSLFQKFVFYFFVLAIGPLLFVIGEGIAKKTIDFFRPSHYFSMEKDSSGKIWVSGENGTLFRMDSNLKKEYSIREDEIDFENMRCLDNLGGGLDFCKKPNIGNSDFIRIKIREETIYALSTKGILLIKPIESSVWTLTSFEGVELKDIEVINKNNIFIIFKNGEVLHYIPEGISFKPIFKDRLKMNASKVYFPDTLKGYIADESGTVWTSNDGGFNFYPNRLTHLAFHDIHQTTNGDIFLTGERGVLYRSQDGGNSWIELRHKRYNFIRIWSFTGPDITELFLMDSLGNILISTDLGDHWNPFYTPMNGKLWANLLLERKENGKLKMLNVGEYRTISITESKDQKFATSLIAGGDSVFTIYSFLRILFPLSGIWLFFLSLYSLIPNTKVPLKASSVGAAVTGIIFLIFLWGFYVYLSSFSETTMIIYKALAAIPIFLLGVYSLSLIVLFGAEITASLQFRERYLAPLHSLDEIHTSSSNEFRKLISILKSAYRIQREKKIPSTSIELSSVSKLKEEEIPILTKKLCELGFLSETRKNEFVPIISPADLSIGDVYRKIPEPLLTGDKELKLFPGNISSKIEKTEEKLQNDLDGIKFSDLID is encoded by the coding sequence ATGTTACATCTATTTAAACCGGGTTGGTTGGCCGATTCTGATAAGATTCCCAAAAAAGGTTTTCTAAAAATTTTTGTTCTATTCATCCGGATCATCGTAGGTTCCGCGTATCGCTTTATCAAGGATGATTGTCTCATGCAAGCCTCCGGAATTTCTTATACGACAATCGTATCTTTGATTCCAATGCTCACGGTTGCGTTATCGTTGATCACAATCACTTCCGGTTTGGAAAATCGAAAAGAGGAAATTTTCGACACAATCAACACCTTCATTTTACAAAGTAATATCAACGTGGATATAAACACGTATCTCGAAACGATCGGAGAACTGATCGATACTGCAACTCAGATCGGGGCCATCGGATTTGTGATTTTGGTATTCTCAGCGACCGCAGTTTTACGTTCTTTGGAAAACGCGTTCAACGGAATTTGGAAGATCCGTTCCAACAGATCCCTCTTTCAAAAATTCGTGTTTTATTTTTTCGTTTTGGCGATAGGTCCTCTTCTTTTCGTGATCGGAGAAGGAATCGCTAAAAAGACCATCGATTTTTTCAGACCCTCCCACTACTTTTCCATGGAAAAAGATTCTTCCGGTAAAATCTGGGTGAGCGGAGAAAATGGAACCCTGTTTCGAATGGATTCCAACCTCAAAAAGGAATATTCGATCCGGGAAGACGAAATTGATTTTGAAAATATGAGATGTTTAGACAACTTAGGAGGAGGATTAGACTTCTGCAAAAAACCGAATATAGGAAATTCCGATTTTATTCGTATTAAAATCCGAGAAGAAACCATCTACGCCCTTTCCACAAAAGGGATTCTCTTAATCAAACCCATCGAATCCTCTGTCTGGACACTGACCTCGTTCGAAGGAGTTGAACTCAAAGACATAGAAGTCATCAATAAAAATAACATTTTCATTATATTCAAAAATGGAGAAGTTTTACACTATATTCCCGAAGGAATCTCCTTCAAACCGATCTTCAAAGATAGGTTGAAGATGAACGCTTCCAAAGTCTATTTTCCAGACACATTAAAAGGTTACATCGCGGACGAATCCGGGACCGTATGGACAAGCAACGACGGAGGATTCAATTTTTATCCGAATCGACTGACTCATTTAGCGTTCCATGACATCCATCAAACTACAAACGGGGATATCTTTTTGACGGGAGAAAGAGGAGTTTTGTATCGTTCCCAAGACGGAGGAAATAGTTGGATCGAACTGCGTCACAAACGGTATAACTTCATCCGTATCTGGTCATTTACGGGACCCGATATAACGGAATTATTCCTCATGGATAGTCTGGGGAATATACTCATTTCCACAGATCTAGGAGATCACTGGAATCCATTTTATACCCCGATGAACGGCAAGTTGTGGGCCAATCTTCTTTTGGAAAGAAAAGAGAACGGAAAGCTCAAAATGCTCAACGTAGGCGAATATCGTACCATCAGTATTACAGAATCCAAAGATCAGAAGTTCGCGACCTCGCTAATCGCCGGAGGAGACAGTGTTTTTACGATTTATTCTTTCCTAAGAATTTTATTTCCACTCTCCGGAATTTGGCTCTTTTTTCTAAGTCTTTATTCTTTGATCCCGAATACGAAGGTTCCCCTAAAAGCCTCCTCTGTAGGAGCGGCGGTTACAGGTATCATCTTTCTTATCTTTCTTTGGGGATTTTATGTGTATCTTTCCTCGTTCAGCGAAACCACAATGATTATCTACAAAGCTTTAGCGGCGATTCCGATTTTTCTTTTGGGAGTATATTCACTTTCTTTAATTGTTCTGTTCGGTGCAGAAATCACCGCGTCTCTTCAATTCAGAGAGAGATATCTCGCTCCTCTTCACTCTCTGGATGAAATTCATACCTCATCAAGCAACGAGTTTCGAAAATTGATTTCGATTTTAAAGTCCGCATATAGGATTCAAAGAGAAAAAAAGATACCTTCCACTTCCATCGAACTTTCTTCGGTTTCCAAGTTGAAAGAGGAAGAAATCCCGATTCTCACAAAAAAACTTTGCGAGTTAGGGTTTTTATCCGAAACGAGGAAAAACGAATTTGTTCCGATTATTTCTCCGGCGGATTTGAGTATCGGAGACGTTTATCGAAAAATTCCCGAACCTCTTTTAACGGGAGATAAGGAACTGAAATTATTTCCCGGAAACATCAGTTCCAAGATCGAAAAAACGGAAGAAAAACTACAAAACGATTTGGACGGAATTAAATTTTCGGATCTAATCGACTAA
- the flgG gene encoding flagellar basal-body rod protein FlgG: protein MRSLWTAATGMIAQQFHIDTISNNLANVNTTGFKKNRADFEDLVYQHQVLAGTPATSVSEIPTGVNVGHGVRAAASQKLFEIGSFQATGNKLDMAITGEMGFFKIQMPDGSFAFSRDGSFKIDSNQQVVTSNGYLLEPPLILPEGAILNTLMISEQGEVTVKVGADIRPIVIGQVELYRFVNPAGLQAIGKNLFQETVASGPEIPGTPGMEGFGNVLQGFLEMSNVKIVEEMVNMIVAQRAYESNSKAIQTSDNMLSTAISLKR, encoded by the coding sequence ATGCGCTCACTCTGGACGGCTGCAACGGGAATGATTGCCCAGCAGTTCCATATCGATACGATTTCAAACAACTTAGCAAACGTGAATACAACAGGATTTAAAAAAAATCGCGCTGACTTTGAGGATTTGGTTTACCAACACCAGGTTTTAGCCGGAACTCCGGCCACTTCTGTAAGTGAGATTCCTACGGGAGTCAATGTAGGTCATGGGGTGAGAGCGGCGGCTTCGCAAAAACTTTTTGAAATCGGTTCTTTTCAAGCGACCGGAAATAAATTGGATATGGCGATTACCGGAGAAATGGGATTTTTTAAAATCCAAATGCCGGATGGGAGTTTTGCTTTCTCCAGAGACGGATCTTTTAAGATAGATTCAAACCAACAAGTAGTGACGTCTAACGGATATCTTCTCGAACCGCCGCTCATTCTTCCCGAAGGAGCGATCTTGAACACACTGATGATTTCCGAACAGGGAGAAGTCACCGTAAAAGTCGGAGCGGATATCCGTCCGATCGTGATCGGTCAGGTGGAACTTTATCGTTTCGTAAACCCGGCGGGTCTTCAAGCGATCGGAAAAAACTTATTTCAAGAAACGGTGGCGTCCGGACCTGAAATTCCGGGAACTCCGGGTATGGAAGGATTCGGAAACGTACTTCAAGGATTTTTGGAAATGAGTAACGTAAAGATCGTGGAAGAGATGGTGAACATGATCGTTGCTCAAAGAGCTTACGAGTCCAATTCGAAGGCTATTCAGACCTCGGATAATATGCTGTCTACTGCGATTTCCCTCAAGAGATAA
- the flgA gene encoding flagellar basal body P-ring formation chaperone FlgA gives MKLARILVLLVLGADSLWGAGIYLKGRVIVEGEEVLLSSVARIPDGFEDRVLIRDLKRPMFVGSKDILKIYGDLKPIVVGKETLVLPLNHILKPEEIEESLTDEIKKKHPNGEFKLTFLSGDIKVPSEGVQLRWANLSSRLHPGQLMASLEIFFQNQKVHTLRIRFQVEQKIKVLKASRSLNKGIKIVKEDFKEEETFTSEEILDSPGNELLGSTLLKDMNEGEVFRKKHVRKIQDVQRGGEVLMIYHKESLVLKAKVKALSSGNIGEEVQVATHSREGQLRAKVVDKNTVVAE, from the coding sequence ATGAAGCTTGCGCGGATTCTTGTTCTTTTAGTCTTGGGCGCCGATTCACTTTGGGGGGCCGGGATTTATCTCAAAGGTAGGGTGATCGTGGAAGGGGAAGAAGTTCTTTTATCTTCCGTCGCTCGGATTCCGGATGGATTCGAAGACCGTGTTCTCATCCGAGATTTAAAGCGCCCCATGTTTGTCGGATCCAAAGACATCTTGAAGATTTACGGAGATTTGAAGCCAATCGTGGTAGGAAAGGAAACTTTGGTTCTTCCTTTGAATCATATCTTGAAACCCGAAGAAATCGAGGAATCGCTTACCGACGAGATCAAAAAGAAACATCCGAACGGGGAGTTCAAACTTACGTTTTTATCCGGAGATATCAAGGTTCCTTCGGAAGGCGTTCAACTTCGTTGGGCGAATCTTTCTTCCCGTTTGCATCCGGGACAACTCATGGCTTCTCTGGAAATATTTTTTCAAAATCAAAAAGTTCATACTTTGAGGATTCGTTTTCAGGTGGAACAAAAGATAAAGGTATTAAAGGCGAGTCGTTCTTTGAACAAAGGGATCAAAATCGTAAAAGAAGATTTCAAAGAAGAAGAAACCTTTACTTCTGAGGAAATTTTGGACTCCCCCGGAAACGAGTTACTGGGTTCTACTCTTTTAAAAGACATGAACGAAGGTGAGGTCTTTCGTAAAAAACACGTTCGTAAGATTCAGGACGTTCAAAGAGGAGGAGAAGTTCTAATGATCTATCATAAAGAGAGTCTCGTTCTTAAAGCGAAAGTGAAAGCTCTGAGTTCCGGAAATATCGGGGAAGAAGTTCAGGTTGCGACTCATTCCAGAGAGGGACAGTTGAGAGCGAAAGTCGTGGATAAGAATACGGTGGTCGCGGAATGA
- a CDS encoding helix-turn-helix domain-containing protein, which yields MELEEFLQKVGRKIQAIRKEKGFTQENMDEGDYAVPVRTLQDIEAGRANFTASSIFKLSKRLKVKPKDFLDI from the coding sequence GTGGAATTAGAAGAATTTTTACAAAAAGTCGGAAGAAAGATTCAGGCAATCCGAAAGGAAAAAGGATTTACTCAGGAAAATATGGACGAAGGTGATTATGCCGTTCCTGTAAGAACTTTGCAAGATATTGAAGCGGGTAGGGCAAATTTTACTGCAAGTTCAATCTTTAAACTTTCCAAGCGATTGAAAGTGAAACCAAAAGATTTTTTGGATATCTGA
- a CDS encoding class I SAM-dependent methyltransferase: MNPSEPSSRSAWNLHYTRTKSRLGYPDENLVRMLSKIGAGYSDKQTERKALDFGAGSGRHCVLLNEFGYQVYAMDYTENSVKTIRETYPFVKALLGDNSPLPFEKNFFDVIVSWGVLHYNSTKSTQEILKEKIRILKKGGYLAGSVRAVGDTHLQAQGTVIGATDLKGAYSRFYTLEELKEDLKDFSHTNFGYTERTPLGKLEERICHWIFLAKL, encoded by the coding sequence TTGAATCCGTCTGAACCTTCTTCCCGATCCGCCTGGAATCTACATTACACAAGAACCAAATCCAGGTTAGGTTATCCCGATGAAAATCTAGTCAGAATGCTTTCGAAAATCGGAGCCGGTTATTCCGATAAACAAACGGAACGGAAAGCCTTGGATTTCGGAGCCGGTTCAGGAAGACACTGCGTTTTATTAAACGAATTCGGTTATCAAGTTTATGCGATGGACTATACGGAAAATTCCGTAAAAACAATTCGAGAAACGTATCCTTTCGTCAAAGCTTTGTTAGGCGATAATTCTCCGTTACCTTTTGAAAAGAATTTTTTCGACGTGATCGTAAGTTGGGGAGTATTGCACTATAATTCCACAAAATCCACTCAAGAAATTCTAAAAGAAAAAATCAGAATTCTCAAGAAAGGAGGATATCTAGCTGGGTCGGTGCGAGCAGTCGGGGATACACATCTTCAGGCGCAGGGAACTGTGATCGGAGCCACGGACTTAAAAGGGGCTTACTCCCGTTTTTATACATTAGAAGAATTGAAAGAAGATTTAAAGGATTTTTCCCATACCAATTTCGGTTATACAGAAAGAACTCCTTTGGGAAAATTGGAAGAAAGGATTTGTCATTGGATCTTTTTGGCGAAACTCTAA
- a CDS encoding rod-binding protein: protein MKINFIQDYTNKLNLVEKPEVKSLIHIEKSNQEKRNVSFPERLREEFNEEFSGKISSSEVKLPHNIKEEIATDPYRKKLYSASVEFESIFVKMMLTEMKKTVEKSGLIDGGHAEAIFEDMLYDEYSKNLSANSSLGLAEQIYQSLSFNLTPIDAGTRTDRKA from the coding sequence ATGAAAATCAATTTCATTCAAGATTACACAAATAAGTTGAATCTGGTCGAAAAACCTGAAGTCAAAAGTCTTATCCATATAGAGAAATCGAATCAAGAAAAACGGAACGTTTCCTTTCCTGAACGGCTTCGGGAAGAATTTAACGAGGAATTTTCCGGTAAGATCAGTTCCTCCGAAGTCAAACTTCCTCATAATATCAAGGAGGAGATTGCGACCGATCCGTATCGCAAAAAACTTTATTCCGCGTCCGTTGAATTCGAATCTATCTTTGTGAAGATGATGCTGACGGAAATGAAAAAGACCGTAGAGAAATCTGGTCTCATCGACGGAGGTCACGCGGAAGCGATCTTTGAAGACATGCTCTACGACGAATATTCCAAAAACCTTTCGGCAAATTCTTCCTTGGGTCTTGCGGAACAGATCTATCAGTCTTTATCTTTCAATCTTACTCCGATTGACGCTGGGACCAGAACCGATCGTAAGGCTTAA
- a CDS encoding flagellar basal body L-ring protein FlgH — translation MSFLGTGVFFLLFCVFAGNQSSLNAQESSLWADKNPYSIRQNIKVGSPLYVKIRNGLQAEFELESNADETLTLKVMPDKKIIPDMPSYNSDRTITRKNKGKIKSLGKIKGNLTVLVTAVDPNTGLLSIRGQKMNVINGEENSLFLSGTVSPEFVEKDSSIDADKIADLQVNFNGKIKRQEVIPPIALKSVTNPDGSVTTKAELSEEEKQRLILNQLNRLLGESQ, via the coding sequence TTGAGTTTTTTGGGAACAGGCGTTTTTTTTCTTCTATTCTGCGTTTTCGCGGGAAACCAATCCAGTTTGAATGCTCAAGAATCCTCCCTTTGGGCGGATAAAAATCCGTATTCCATCCGCCAAAATATCAAGGTCGGATCTCCTCTCTACGTTAAAATTAGAAACGGTCTACAGGCGGAATTCGAGCTCGAATCCAATGCGGACGAAACCCTGACCTTGAAAGTTATGCCCGATAAAAAGATTATTCCCGATATGCCATCGTATAACAGTGATCGTACGATTACTCGAAAAAATAAGGGGAAGATCAAGTCTTTGGGGAAAATAAAAGGAAACTTGACGGTTCTCGTAACCGCAGTGGATCCGAACACAGGGCTTTTGAGCATCCGGGGACAAAAAATGAACGTGATCAACGGAGAGGAAAATAGCCTTTTTTTATCAGGAACGGTTTCTCCGGAATTTGTGGAAAAGGATTCCTCTATTGATGCGGATAAAATCGCCGATCTTCAGGTGAACTTTAATGGAAAAATCAAGCGCCAAGAAGTAATTCCTCCGATCGCTTTAAAATCTGTCACAAATCCGGACGGTTCCGTGACAACCAAGGCCGAACTTTCGGAGGAAGAAAAACAAAGACTGATTCTGAACCAACTGAACCGGCTTTTGGGAGAATCACAATGA
- a CDS encoding class I SAM-dependent methyltransferase, translating into MDLFGETLNEICPCCQKNDWKFLYYSTFKNYNIPIYICSTCGLRTQHPRPKPSELYTEKYYSGNANFSYRDERQTEKFDRYVWKARIKNIQKFKPKGKFLDIGCSFGGFLNCAKEAGFEVTGVEISSYSAEAAKSRGFKVYQGEFLDVDLPENFFDVITLVEVIEHLSQPDRVFQKLCRILKPGGLLLLQTANFEGMQAIDAGANYHYYLPGHFYYYSESNLKKILDRSGFRDHIIYLGVDFSLLAKLLKSRGSFRSWKDYWKWIRISVYHWKSKLKNQGRPLTSSMVLYSFKAE; encoded by the coding sequence TTGGATCTTTTTGGCGAAACTCTAAACGAAATTTGTCCTTGCTGTCAAAAAAACGACTGGAAATTCTTATATTACTCCACATTTAAAAATTATAATATTCCAATTTATATCTGCTCTACCTGCGGACTCAGAACCCAACACCCAAGACCAAAACCTTCCGAACTCTATACGGAAAAATATTACTCCGGCAATGCGAACTTTTCATATCGAGACGAAAGACAAACCGAAAAATTCGACCGATACGTTTGGAAAGCCCGGATTAAAAACATCCAAAAATTCAAACCGAAAGGAAAATTCTTAGATATTGGTTGTTCCTTCGGAGGTTTCCTGAATTGTGCAAAAGAAGCCGGTTTTGAAGTCACCGGTGTGGAAATTTCTTCTTACTCCGCCGAAGCCGCAAAATCCAGAGGATTCAAAGTATATCAGGGAGAATTTTTAGACGTAGATCTTCCCGAAAATTTTTTCGACGTGATCACTCTCGTAGAGGTGATCGAACATCTCTCGCAACCGGACCGCGTTTTTCAAAAACTTTGCCGAATTCTTAAACCGGGAGGATTGCTACTTCTACAAACCGCAAACTTCGAAGGCATGCAAGCGATTGATGCGGGGGCAAACTACCACTATTATCTTCCGGGGCATTTTTATTATTATTCGGAATCGAATCTGAAAAAAATTCTTGATCGCTCGGGTTTTAGAGATCACATCATTTATCTCGGAGTTGATTTTTCGCTCCTCGCAAAGTTACTTAAGTCAAGAGGAAGTTTCCGCTCCTGGAAAGATTATTGGAAATGGATTCGAATCAGTGTTTACCATTGGAAAAGCAAACTCAAAAATCAAGGCAGGCCTTTGACTTCGTCCATGGTTCTGTACAGCTTCAAGGCGGAATGA
- a CDS encoding helix-turn-helix transcriptional regulator: protein MIHEVLRLLRVFHDLKAKDLAEKLSISPSYLSEIENGKKEPTLELLNKYSVVFNMPVSSIFLLSEGTEKQSDKKSFKGSLSKLIINFLHKVEGEENAHSSR from the coding sequence ATGATCCACGAAGTTCTGCGTTTATTGCGTGTCTTTCACGATTTGAAAGCCAAAGACCTTGCAGAAAAATTATCGATCTCACCTTCTTATCTTTCTGAGATTGAAAATGGAAAGAAAGAACCCACACTAGAATTACTCAATAAATACAGTGTTGTTTTTAATATGCCAGTATCTTCGATTTTTTTATTATCTGAAGGAACGGAAAAACAAAGTGATAAAAAGTCATTTAAAGGTTCTCTTAGTAAGCTAATTATCAATTTTTTGCATAAAGTCGAAGGGGAAGAGAATGCACACAGTTCACGGTAA
- a CDS encoding helix-turn-helix domain-containing protein, whose protein sequence is MFFKDFYFLKVPFLRRKHLNSLSGQAKSNIGGEISDEERKSFFNQLRGARIEVNLTQAQVSERLGKYQSYISKVESGKKRLFIEDFIRLCELYNKPPEYFYSVFSK, encoded by the coding sequence GTGTTCTTTAAAGATTTTTATTTTTTAAAAGTTCCTTTTTTAAGGAGAAAGCACCTAAACTCTTTATCTGGACAAGCAAAATCGAATATTGGAGGAGAAATTTCTGACGAAGAGCGAAAATCCTTCTTTAATCAGCTTAGAGGCGCAAGGATCGAAGTAAATCTAACTCAAGCACAAGTATCTGAGAGATTAGGAAAATATCAGAGTTATATTTCAAAAGTTGAATCCGGAAAGAAAAGATTGTTTATAGAAGATTTTATCAGATTATGCGAACTTTATAATAAACCGCCTGAGTATTTCTATTCCGTATTTTCTAAGTGA